The DNA segment TAGGTTTTCAGGATTCGGCAGGCCACGTTGCGGTTGGCAATCGGCACCGTGAACGCCAAATCTGTCGTCTCAATCGGCAACCCACATCGCACAGCGCTGCGATACGCGGGCAGAAAGCACGTGCAGTGGCAACCCAATTTGTGCAATGCAGGCGGCAGGGCACCGCACACGTCCCCCAAACCGCCGGTCTTGGCCAGTGGAATCATTTCACTGGAAACTGTGGTAACGTTCAGGCTCACGGTGGACTGCTGGACTCGATGAGAGACTTTGCGGACAATGCTTGAAAATTTGATTCAGGCGACGATAGCACAAGTGTAGCCGTCGTTTACTGGCAACGCGTAGTTTACACGCCACCAGACGCGCGAAACATTCGGATTTTTTTAACAACTTTCCCAAGTATCTGTCGCATTCCTCTTGACCCGCAAAGTCGGACCGACGGTCAGCAGATGAGCCTTGGTGGCGGGCACGCACTTTAAGTATAATTACAAGTGATGGCATGTCCTGTAGCTACCGTCGCCAGACGGTTGGGCGGGTTGAGCTTCCATTATCTGGCGACAATGGCTACTGATATGGCGGTAGCAGATGGTAAATGGGTATTGGTCGCTCGCCTAACTTCCACCGCCATGTGTGCAAATGTGTCGTAATCAAAGGCCCGGCTTATGAGTCTTACTGGTTGTCGTCCGCGTATTGCCGACATGCGATTTCGCTTGTTAGGGCGGACGGTACATCCCGAACTGTTCACGACCTGCAAGTGCCATCGCGTGCAGCGTGAGCACTATGCCGCGCAATTCTGCATCACTGTCGACGGCCACTACATTACTTGGTGCAGTGGCAAGAGTGTGCTGACGGAGGTCGCCGGGGCATCGACACAGCCCCTGCCTGAATCGGAGCGCCTGCTGGAGCTACCTCTACGCGACCGAGAGCATAGTTCGCTTGAGGTGCAGGGTTGCAAGTACACCTACGACTACCAAGCTGAACAGGTAGCCTCGGAAATGTTCTGGAATATTCATAAACAGTTAGAGCAATCGGCTCACAGTCACGAACTAATTCAACTGTTCAATTCCAGCGGCCGCCTACCTATTGGTGGGCTCAGTTTTATTCACGTCGAAAGTCGCATGAGAACATTGAGCGTCCAAGTCATTCACACCTACCCCGAAGACCATTTGCTGGTTCGCTCGCAATCCAGCTTCACTTGCCCAGCGATTAAGACGTAGTGGTTAACTGGCGGCAACCTGTATCTGGTGAGGGGAAAGTCCTTGTGGTTCAGGGGCGGTCAGGCAGGAGCGGGAAGAGATCCGATGGTTGGTGGCATTGCTGCATGAGAGTGGTCAATCGCTGGATGATGTCGGGGTGCTGGGCGGCGAGGTTGTTGCTTTCGCCAATGTCGTCCGCCAAGTTGTACAACTCAAGCGTAGCGTCACGGCGGCTAATGTTCTGACGAACAACCTTCCAATCCCCGACGCGAATCGACTGCTGACCCCCATAGCCTGAGAACTCACGGTACAGAAAGTCGCGATCCGGTTGCGGTTGGCTCAGCAGCGTGGGCGCGAAACTAACTCCGTCTGTGCCATCGGGCAGTTGTGGTTGTTGTCCAATCAAATCTAGGAGCGTTGACATCCAATCTTCAAATCCGCTCAGGCGATCCGAGCTGCTGCCGGCCGGCACGTGACCTGGCCAGCGTACGATGGTGGGGACGCGCACGCCGCCTTCATAGAGCGATCCTTTCAAGCCGCGTAACGGTCCAACACTCTGAAAGAATTCGTAGTCCACTTCGTCACGTACATGGGTTGTACCGTTGTCAGAAGTAAAAATCACGATCGTCTCGTCGCTCAGGCCACAGGCCTCAAGTTCGGCTAACAGCTCGCCCACAAAACGGTCCAGTAGCGAAATCATGGCAGCATAAGCGGCACGTGGCGTAAAATGAGGTGTGTATCCGCCTCGCTCGCGAGTAAACGGAGGATCGTCCCAGCCGAGCTGTCGATAGGGCTCGACTTCCGCATCCGGTACCTGTAGCGCCAGGTGCGGTAACGTTGTTGGGTAATACAGAAAGAATGGTCGATCGCGATGCTGGCGGATGAACTGCAGCGCTTGCTGGTGGATGCGCAGCGGAGCATAATCCTGACCCTGAAAGCGACGGTAACTGTTGGCATCGGCAGGATCGGCTCCCTCCAGGCCCGCATGACCGGGAACTGGCGGATGGTTGTCCAACCCGATGCGCTGTCGATCATTCCACAGATAGTCGGGGTAATAAGTGTGAGCGTAACGTTGGCAGTTATAGCCGAAGAAGCGATCAAAACCCTGCCGCAGCGGCTCACCCGTTGAATCAGGGCCGCCCAATCCCCACTTGCCAAACGCACCCGTAACGTAGCCACAGCCCTGGAAGACTTCGGCCAACGTGACCTGACTGTCCGGTAGTGGCAATTGTCCCTCTGGTTGAGCTTCGCTGTTGTTGCGAATATAGGCATGGCCTGGATGCTTGCCAGTCATCAATACGCACCGCGATGGCGCGCACACGGGACTGCCAGCATAGTGCTGCGTCAAACGCATGCCCTGTGTGGCCAGCCGGTCGAGGTGTGGAGTCCCAATGCGCTGCTGGCCAAAACATCCCAGCTCTTGGAATCCCAGGTCGTCAGCTACGATCAGCAACACATTGGGACTACGCTCGGAGGCTTGCAGCAATGGAAATGCGAAGCAGGTCGCTATAATGGCGGCACAATATCCGATCAACGACCTCCGATATGGTTTGTAGAGCGGGACAAGCGTGTCCAGTGCAAGCTGAAGCGGGGTACCCAGGACATTCAGGAAGCGACACAGAGGGTTCAGAGACAAATGGTTTGGCCTCGCACCGGCCCCCCAACGGCCCATGACCGGACGCTCATATGAAAGTCGTGTATACATGATTTCCTGACCGATATCCGGCATTTCCTGCTAGCACGAGCCAACCGCAACTATTTGAAAAATCGACCATTTCTGTTGAAAAATCCGGCATCCTTGCTGTTCTGGCGTCAGGGACCTAGAATACCATAACCTGTAAGAAATCGTGGCTCCCTATAGCCCTCAAGTCACTAGCCGCCGCTGATTGGCCCCTGTGCCGATGCCTTGGGCGGACGATTTCGTGTTTACC comes from the Pirellulaceae bacterium genome and includes:
- a CDS encoding DUF2617 family protein, translating into MSLTGCRPRIADMRFRLLGRTVHPELFTTCKCHRVQREHYAAQFCITVDGHYITWCSGKSVLTEVAGASTQPLPESERLLELPLRDREHSSLEVQGCKYTYDYQAEQVASEMFWNIHKQLEQSAHSHELIQLFNSSGRLPIGGLSFIHVESRMRTLSVQVIHTYPEDHLLVRSQSSFTCPAIKT
- a CDS encoding arylsulfatase codes for the protein MGRWGAGARPNHLSLNPLCRFLNVLGTPLQLALDTLVPLYKPYRRSLIGYCAAIIATCFAFPLLQASERSPNVLLIVADDLGFQELGCFGQQRIGTPHLDRLATQGMRLTQHYAGSPVCAPSRCVLMTGKHPGHAYIRNNSEAQPEGQLPLPDSQVTLAEVFQGCGYVTGAFGKWGLGGPDSTGEPLRQGFDRFFGYNCQRYAHTYYPDYLWNDRQRIGLDNHPPVPGHAGLEGADPADANSYRRFQGQDYAPLRIHQQALQFIRQHRDRPFFLYYPTTLPHLALQVPDAEVEPYRQLGWDDPPFTRERGGYTPHFTPRAAYAAMISLLDRFVGELLAELEACGLSDETIVIFTSDNGTTHVRDEVDYEFFQSVGPLRGLKGSLYEGGVRVPTIVRWPGHVPAGSSSDRLSGFEDWMSTLLDLIGQQPQLPDGTDGVSFAPTLLSQPQPDRDFLYREFSGYGGQQSIRVGDWKVVRQNISRRDATLELYNLADDIGESNNLAAQHPDIIQRLTTLMQQCHQPSDLFPLLPDRP